The Neorhodopirellula lusitana genome contains a region encoding:
- a CDS encoding glycosyltransferase, with amino-acid sequence MVDALRRNHRVAVISPMPWTQLSWRQMVMGQAAREAEFATADQDAFFPVSYYPPKILRSLYHQFYWRSMRACLSRLPSDFRPDVVLGYWLHPDGDAAVRSARHFDVPAVVMSGGTDLKILAQNATRRKAITGVIDAADRLVVLSRELACRAESLEVKSSKIDVVFRGVDRDCFSPGDQAEARWKCGLAADEVVLLWAGRLEAVKNPMMVLRAALRWKQHWDAGFRLLIVGDGSLRNKLEAACAEFGLGGCVRFEGSLSQDELAIRYRAANATVLTSHSEGTPNVLLESIACGTPFVATDVGGVGDIATSGIDCLVADDDADGLARSTIEMVGRGILVREREFVPNDLDGMVGQLEEVFCRAMNSSGAQQYALNRVAIDEGPGPVARRRAS; translated from the coding sequence ATGGTTGACGCCTTGCGCCGCAACCACCGGGTTGCGGTCATCTCGCCAATGCCGTGGACTCAGCTGAGCTGGCGTCAAATGGTGATGGGACAGGCTGCCCGTGAAGCTGAGTTCGCAACGGCGGACCAGGATGCATTCTTTCCGGTCTCGTATTACCCGCCCAAGATTCTGCGTTCTTTGTATCACCAGTTTTATTGGCGATCGATGCGGGCATGTTTATCACGGCTGCCCAGTGATTTTCGACCCGATGTGGTGCTTGGCTATTGGTTGCATCCCGATGGGGATGCTGCGGTTCGATCTGCCCGACATTTTGATGTGCCAGCGGTTGTGATGTCAGGCGGTACTGATCTGAAGATACTGGCTCAGAACGCAACTCGACGAAAGGCGATCACGGGGGTCATCGATGCAGCGGATCGGCTGGTCGTGCTGAGTCGCGAACTGGCGTGCCGGGCGGAGAGTTTGGAAGTGAAGTCGAGCAAGATCGATGTTGTATTTCGAGGTGTTGATCGTGACTGCTTCTCGCCGGGTGATCAGGCGGAGGCACGTTGGAAGTGTGGCTTGGCGGCGGATGAGGTTGTCTTGCTATGGGCTGGGCGACTTGAAGCGGTAAAGAATCCCATGATGGTGTTGCGAGCTGCGTTGCGGTGGAAGCAGCATTGGGACGCCGGTTTTCGACTGTTGATCGTTGGTGATGGATCTTTGCGGAATAAGCTCGAGGCGGCCTGTGCAGAATTCGGACTTGGCGGGTGCGTTCGATTTGAGGGAAGCCTTTCGCAGGACGAGTTGGCCATCCGATATCGAGCGGCCAACGCGACGGTGTTGACCAGCCATAGCGAGGGAACGCCGAATGTGTTGTTGGAGTCCATTGCTTGCGGGACGCCGTTCGTGGCGACCGACGTGGGTGGTGTTGGTGACATCGCAACATCAGGAATCGACTGTTTGGTCGCGGATGATGATGCGGACGGACTAGCAAGGTCAACGATTGAGATGGTGGGGCGTGGCATTCTTGTTCGTGAGCGTGAGTTTGTTCCCAATGATCTGGACGGGATGGTAGGGCAACTTGAAGAGGTGTTTTGCCGGGCAATGAACTCTAGCGGTGCGCAGCAGTATGCTCTGAATCGCGTCGCGATCGATGAAGGTCCTGGACCGGTTGCGCGCCGGAGGGCGTCATGA
- a CDS encoding glycosyltransferase, whose product MNRRVLFISYAFPPTGGGGVQRAVKFTKYLPQFGWEPTVLTVANPSVPVQDDSLLADVNPNIQIVRARTWEPGYRWKRRFAGSRKSTSEDSIDGSRTAVNWKQSLKGWTRERAMLWMQPDPQVLWNRSAFRVASRVLKRQHHDAVFVTGPPFSSFLLGCDLKRKFGVPLILDFRDEWMLACRYLDNHQHLGDVARRQHAMMLDVLANADAVIATTRASADELGEHCQRAASEVASEVGAGRGVGASVSCIHNGFDPGDIPARSACKANESKRFRLVYTGTLWRLTDIGPFVDAVVRLHELHPELTGRLELVLAGRRTPEQDAVLKPLDRTPVFLLRHDYLPHEEALQLAADADALLLLLSGDEGAERVVPAKLFEYLALKLPVLAICPEGETNELLWKHGREYGLRVDDVVGVANWLAEKIRGLDAGPVECGERDLEPFTRSALTSRLSDVLSGCMDAEQEVR is encoded by the coding sequence ATGAATCGGCGAGTTCTGTTTATCAGCTATGCGTTTCCTCCCACTGGCGGTGGCGGTGTGCAGCGGGCGGTCAAGTTCACAAAGTACTTACCTCAGTTCGGTTGGGAGCCCACGGTGCTAACAGTGGCGAATCCGTCGGTGCCGGTTCAAGATGACAGCTTGTTGGCGGACGTGAATCCAAACATCCAAATCGTTCGTGCTCGAACATGGGAGCCGGGTTATCGATGGAAGCGGCGGTTCGCTGGGAGTCGTAAATCGACGAGTGAAGATTCAATTGACGGTTCGCGAACAGCAGTCAACTGGAAACAGTCGTTGAAAGGTTGGACGCGTGAGCGAGCGATGTTGTGGATGCAGCCGGACCCGCAAGTGCTTTGGAATCGTTCGGCTTTTCGTGTTGCTAGTCGGGTGTTGAAGCGTCAACATCACGATGCCGTCTTCGTTACGGGACCGCCCTTCTCGTCGTTCCTGTTGGGATGTGATTTGAAACGCAAGTTTGGCGTGCCGTTAATACTCGACTTTCGTGATGAATGGATGCTTGCGTGTCGGTATCTTGATAATCACCAACACTTGGGCGATGTCGCGAGACGCCAGCATGCCATGATGCTGGATGTCTTGGCGAACGCTGATGCAGTGATTGCCACGACAAGAGCCAGTGCGGACGAACTGGGGGAGCACTGCCAGCGGGCTGCCAGTGAGGTTGCCAGTGAGGTTGGAGCTGGGAGAGGGGTGGGGGCAAGCGTTTCATGTATTCATAACGGCTTCGATCCTGGCGATATCCCAGCGAGGTCCGCATGCAAGGCAAACGAATCAAAGCGTTTTCGCCTGGTCTATACCGGTACGCTTTGGCGATTGACGGACATCGGTCCGTTCGTGGATGCGGTTGTTCGTTTGCATGAACTTCACCCTGAATTGACCGGCCGACTGGAACTCGTCTTGGCCGGACGGCGAACTCCGGAACAGGATGCCGTATTGAAGCCACTGGACCGGACACCGGTTTTCTTGTTGCGACACGATTACCTTCCGCACGAAGAAGCTTTGCAGTTGGCAGCGGATGCCGATGCATTGCTATTGCTATTGTCGGGTGACGAGGGAGCGGAGCGGGTGGTGCCAGCGAAGTTGTTTGAGTACTTGGCGTTGAAACTTCCGGTGCTTGCCATTTGTCCCGAAGGCGAGACGAACGAACTGCTATGGAAACATGGGCGAGAGTATGGCTTGCGTGTTGATGACGTGGTCGGTGTGGCGAATTGGTTGGCTGAGAAGATTCGAGGCTTGGACGCCGGTCCCGTGGAGTGCGGAGAGCGTGATCTGGAGCCGTTTACTCGTTCGGCACTGACATCACGATTGTCTGATGTGTTGTCGGGCTGTATGGACGCCGAACAGGAGGTGAGGTGA
- a CDS encoding glycosyltransferase yields the protein MVAWTAFLLWGSLFALAYTYVGYPVLVWCLVRLKGNVPQAEVLDRDYLPKVTVLIAAYNAEHHVRSRIENLFASDYPADRLRVVIASDGSDDATVDGVRSIDDPRVTCFAFQKRRGKARTLVHAVERLGNRSADEVLLFTDVTTRFASDAVLHLASNFQDPAVGLVSGHVTITDPEGQPSESLYWKCEMMVRRCEARLGIMLGASGAIYAMRFPLFVAPTSAVINDDMVFPTLVRLRHGVNVKLDENARAFAIGGGTLGAEFHRRRRIGVGAVQCLFTLKELFHPKHGVQLWAFTSHKLLRWASPLFLIVAAVANVLIHLEGVYQVTAALQIGAYGLAVLGVFLTGHGVAVRLSRAATSFVVMNAALAAGILQWVLNPACVVWTPTHRPVVGREGLPIESAISLDFVESRTRKSNPVDILTELPRKAS from the coding sequence ATGGTTGCTTGGACCGCGTTTTTGCTGTGGGGCTCGCTTTTTGCGTTGGCATACACCTACGTGGGGTATCCTGTGTTGGTATGGTGCCTGGTTCGGTTGAAAGGCAACGTACCGCAAGCGGAGGTCCTGGATCGGGATTATTTGCCCAAGGTGACCGTGTTAATCGCGGCCTACAATGCTGAACACCATGTTAGGTCTCGGATTGAAAACTTGTTTGCGAGTGACTATCCGGCTGATCGCTTACGGGTCGTGATCGCGTCGGATGGCAGTGACGATGCAACGGTGGATGGGGTTCGGTCGATCGACGATCCCCGAGTGACCTGCTTTGCGTTTCAAAAGCGGCGAGGCAAAGCAAGGACCTTGGTGCATGCAGTCGAGCGACTCGGGAATCGGTCTGCGGATGAGGTCTTGTTGTTCACCGACGTGACGACCCGTTTCGCATCCGATGCTGTGTTGCATCTGGCGTCCAATTTTCAGGATCCCGCCGTTGGATTAGTCAGCGGGCATGTGACGATCACGGACCCGGAAGGTCAACCGTCTGAATCGCTGTATTGGAAATGTGAAATGATGGTCCGCCGCTGCGAGGCTCGGCTAGGGATCATGTTGGGCGCGAGCGGTGCTATCTATGCGATGCGGTTCCCACTCTTTGTGGCACCGACTTCGGCTGTCATCAATGACGACATGGTCTTTCCAACGTTGGTGCGTTTGCGTCACGGAGTGAACGTCAAACTTGATGAAAACGCTCGTGCTTTCGCCATCGGTGGTGGGACTTTAGGGGCGGAGTTTCATCGGCGACGTCGGATTGGTGTCGGTGCGGTGCAGTGCTTGTTTACTTTGAAAGAGCTGTTTCATCCGAAGCATGGCGTTCAGCTGTGGGCGTTCACTTCGCATAAGTTGCTCCGTTGGGCCAGTCCGCTGTTTTTGATTGTTGCAGCTGTTGCTAACGTGCTGATTCACTTGGAAGGTGTCTATCAGGTAACGGCGGCTTTACAGATTGGGGCTTACGGACTGGCGGTGCTTGGTGTGTTTTTGACTGGGCATGGGGTTGCGGTTCGTCTGTCACGTGCTGCGACATCATTCGTGGTGATGAATGCGGCCTTGGCTGCCGGGATCTTGCAGTGGGTGTTGAATCCGGCCTGTGTCGTGTGGACGCCAACGCATCGCCCTGTTGTTGGGCGAGAAGGGCTTCCGATTGAATCTGCGATTAGCCTGGACTTTGTTGAAAGTCGGACACGTAAATCCAATCCGGTAGACATACTGACTGAATTGCCTCGGAAGGCGAGTTAG
- a CDS encoding sugar transferase, which yields MSQASSGPLIYDLPTNYELRGGAAHMPGSVVHVPHYRRPHPKTAATNARSGADDQPSIRIDSVVSREPVTAKPSAYFQAKPLIEFIGTAILMIVAIPIMAVVAGFILVLQGRPVFYRQTRVGKHGILFRIWKFRSMRNHAEQQTGAVWSGDNDPRVTAIGKWLRCSHIDELPQLLNILAGDMSLIGPRPERPEFVCELSRELPAYMERLRVRPGITGLAQLGLGYDHSISDVEHKIELDIKYINEASLRGDCRLFLQTFPYIAQMLWNRWSADHQTTKAVPSHSLTSSKALCSHSDAEPLNAASDKTTRSLAG from the coding sequence ATGAGTCAAGCGTCCTCGGGGCCATTGATCTACGACCTGCCTACCAATTACGAATTGCGAGGCGGAGCTGCGCACATGCCCGGTAGCGTGGTGCACGTCCCGCACTATCGTCGGCCTCACCCCAAAACAGCGGCGACAAATGCGCGTTCTGGTGCCGATGATCAGCCCTCCATTCGCATCGACTCGGTTGTCTCTCGCGAACCCGTCACGGCCAAGCCATCAGCCTACTTCCAGGCCAAACCGCTGATTGAGTTCATCGGGACCGCGATACTGATGATCGTCGCGATCCCTATCATGGCCGTCGTCGCAGGCTTCATTTTAGTGCTACAAGGTCGGCCCGTCTTCTACCGCCAAACACGCGTTGGCAAGCACGGCATCCTGTTTCGAATTTGGAAATTCCGTTCCATGCGAAACCATGCCGAACAACAGACCGGAGCCGTTTGGTCAGGCGACAACGATCCTCGCGTGACCGCCATTGGTAAATGGCTTCGTTGCTCGCACATTGATGAACTCCCACAACTACTCAACATCCTCGCGGGCGACATGAGCCTGATTGGGCCTCGCCCCGAACGTCCTGAGTTTGTCTGCGAGCTCTCTCGAGAATTACCAGCCTACATGGAACGTTTACGTGTCCGCCCAGGGATCACCGGCCTGGCACAACTTGGCCTGGGTTATGACCACTCGATCAGCGACGTGGAGCACAAGATCGAGCTCGACATCAAGTACATCAACGAAGCCAGCTTGCGAGGTGATTGTCGACTGTTCCTACAAACCTTCCCCTACATCGCCCAAATGCTATGGAACCGATGGTCAGCCGATCATCAAACCACGAAGGCTGTCCCAAGTCACTCGCTTACATCAAGCAAAGCACTATGCTCGCACTCGGACGCCGAGCCACTTAACGCAGCATCAGACAAGACGACTCGCTCTCTGGCGGGTTAG